The segment GTCTGAGTATCTCATAAGTGAACCTATCTTGCCAACGTTTGCAACTGGTGATGGCCTGTTTTGCTTCTTGATGGGAAACTCGCCTCTGCCCTTTCGTACCATGTTGGGCGATCTTTTCTTAGTGTGGTTGGAAGGGTCAATACCATAAAGATAAcgaaaatgatttgatgCGCGCCCCATTAATATTAGATTCGCAGTTAACATTCTTCGGATGAGAAATTAATATCGTAAAGAGggaaattgcaaaatcagCAGTACCAATTCACATATACTGTACTACATACAAGTTCTAGATAATTTACACTCAATCAAGTATTCTTTgcttcaaaattttgcGAAAGTTCACTCAACTTGTCGAGAAAAGTAATCATAAATGAGCCTGGGGATTGTGATTTGCGAGCTGCATCTGCACCTGCACTGTTATACAATCTAACAGCTACCTCAGTAGCTTTCCAAACATCGCCTCCAACTGCTGGGTTGGCCTTTTCAGCTGCTAAAAACGCAGCAATAGTACTTCCCAAGGAGCAACCTGTACCTGTTATACTACCCATTACTGGGTCTCCGCCAGTGACTACCACGGATCTCTTGTCGCTGCTTAATATGTAGTTACGTTTTCCAGTGATAACAACCGTGCAACCAAAGGTACTTGCAACTTGAAAACCTTTTTCCGTAACTTCAGCTTCCTGAGCATTGGAAATGGAATCTACACCTCTCATCTGGCTTTCACCGTCACCACCTTCTAAATAATATGGTGTGAGCTTCCATATGCTCATTATTTCTCCGACATTACCCTTGATTACGGTTACAAAACCTTGGTTCAAAAGTTTCCTGCAGCTCTCAAGTCTAGCCTTTGAAGCTCCACATGCAACAGGATCAAATACAATGGGCTTATTGTACCTGTTATAAACAGTCAACGCTTTAGAGAACACTTTCATTAGCTCGGTATTCGGGGTGCCCAAATTGATCACAAGTCCAATGTTGGGAATGCCTGAAGCAAACTCTTCAAACTCCTCTGGCAACTCTGACATAATTGGTGATGCGCCAATCGCTAATGTCACGTTTGCACTGAAATTTTTGACGACATTGTTGGTAATATGATGTACTAAAGGGTGCAGGCCAGTcatgttttcaataataGAGTGGACGGATATGTCTTTTTCGAATAATTTAGTTACTGCCCAATCCGGTATATACTCCAACTCAGCACGGAGTGTTCTTGTCGCTTCAGCAGCATCTTCGCTTGCCATAATACATGAAACAACAGCAATTCCATCGAGACGTTTATTGCCAACGCGACATTGATGTATAACTCTATTAGCATTGGAATGATTTATACCGCCAATTGCAACACAACGAATGTCCTTGCTTAATTCATGCATTTGTTTCCGTATACCAATTGGACCAACACCCCCTGGGGTTTTCACGTCTTTTTTGGTATTTGTGGCGAATGTGGTACCCAATCCAACATAGTCAGCAACTCCCTCCCGAACCACTTGTTTAACTTCTTCAGGATTGGAACAAGTGACCCCAAGTATCTTGTTTGGTCCTAGTAATTTCCTCGCTAATGTTGCTGGCATATCGTCTTGACCTACATGAACACCCTCTGCATCCACAGCTAATGCAACATCAACTCtatcattgatgattaaAGGAATATTTTTAGGCTTTGTCAATTTGTGGACTTCTTTCGCCCTTTCAATAAAGTCCAATGTGGATATCTCCTTTTCcctcaattgaattaacGTTACTCCATTGTTCACTGCATCCTCCACTTGTTTGAGAAATGTGGAGGAGCTTGGAATCATGGTGGAATCCGTCACCAAGTATAATGAATAGTCCACGGccattgattgattggttAGTCCTAATGTGGTGGATATCTTGTCAACatttttcactttgaaTCTATAGTAATTTTTATAATTCTATCTCGGACaacaatgcaaaatttATGCGCTTACAGGGTTATGTCATTGTTTGGGGCTAGACATCACAATGAAAAAGCGATCCCATCATCGTAAACACATCTTTACAAGTTCATCAATAATTAGCTGATGAAAACTATCCTTCACATATCAGTATTTGGAATAGCTTGAAACCATAACTATGTGTGACTAATTTACCGCCGATCGCTCCTTTAGTCGCGGAACATGCGTCTCATTTTTGAGATCTGACTCATTTGATCCATATGACTCCGCTGCATAATAAAAAAGAAGGCATTTCCTCAGTCGTTCAAATTCAGGTGGGGTAGTATAAACAAAACTCAATGGTTGAAGTACAACACACGAGGAAGCCCGAGTTTAATGAGCGATACTATATCTGTCGGGGCACAGGGAAATATTACAGTAACTTCAACATTACTGCGAAATATGATAAACTCATTAGCAAAAGTCATTTGTCAATTGCATTGAGGTCCCTCATTTTAAAGAACAGCTGGCTTGctcaaaacttttttaaGATCGAAGGATCAGACAGTAGAAAGGAAAACTTTCACAATTGGAGAATGCAGGTAATCAATAAGATCTCATTTGAAGATGTGGTCAAATATGAAAAGATCGAcaagtttgatgaagtCACTCTTGAATACCTAAACGTGTTGACATTGGAAATGGGTGTTCAAATGCCATTGTGGAGAATCATTgtatttgaagaaaatacTGGtgatcaattgttgacaGTGTATGTGGACCACTCACAGTATGATGGATTATCAGCTgttcaattccaaaaggATTTGTCAAATGAGTTGTTCAAAGTTActgatgatggtgaagtGAGGAAAACTTTATTTGAATATGTTACAGATTTTGATCATTTACCATCCAAACTTATTCCAGCTGCGGAAGTCGTTACCGACTTGTATGTTCCTGGTTACAGCAGAATGTTGAGTCATTATTTGAAGCAATATCTTCCcttttattcaaaatt is part of the Candida orthopsilosis Co 90-125, chromosome 2 draft sequence genome and harbors:
- a CDS encoding Thi6 thiamin-phosphate pyrophosphorylase, hydroxyethylthiazole kinase, with the translated sequence MAVDYSLYLVTDSTMIPSSSTFLKQVEDAVNNGVTLIQLREKEISTLDFIERAKEVHKLTKPKNIPLIINDRVDVALAVDAEGVHVGQDDMPATLARKLLGPNKILGVTCSNPEEVKQVVREGVADYVGLGTTFATNTKKDVKTPGGVGPIGIRKQMHELSKDIRCVAIGGINHSNANRVIHQCRVGNKRLDGIAVVSCIMASEDAAEATRTLRAELEYIPDWAVTKLFEKDISVHSIIENMTGSHPLVHHITNNVVKNFSANVTLAIGASPIMSELPEEFEEFASGIPNIGLVINLGTPNTELMKVFSKALTVYNRYNKPIVFDPVACGASKARLESCRKLLNQGFVTVIKGNVGEIMSIWKLTPYYLEGGDGESQMRGVDSISNAQEAEVTEKGFQVASTFGCTVVITGKRNYILSSDKRSVVVTGGDPVMGSITGTGCSLGSTIAAFLAAEKANPAVGGDVWKATEVAVRLYNSAGADAARKSQSPGSFMITFLDKLSELSQNFEAKNT